The following proteins are encoded in a genomic region of Neoarius graeffei isolate fNeoGra1 chromosome 6, fNeoGra1.pri, whole genome shotgun sequence:
- the LOC132888481 gene encoding ribonuclease inhibitor-like, translating into MFSAFSRLSDCNITEKGYTDLAEALKSQRSSHLRELDLRGNDPGASGMKEFRNLLNDRKCTLRLLKSPNAQKAYDHVTKVVGIKPILQTDLNLSGKIAGDSGAEQLSALLKDPHCRAEKLQLRECNLTEKGCSALLTALRSESSTLRELNLSQNRIQE; encoded by the exons atgttttcagccttctCCAGACTTTCAGACTGTAATATAACAGAGAAAGGATACACTGATCTGGCTGAAGCTCTGAAGTCACAGCGCTCATCACACCTGAgagagctggatctcagagggaacgaccctggagcatcaggaaTGAAGGAGTTCAGGAATTTGCTGAATGATAGAAAATGTACACTGAG GTTGTTGAAAAGTCCCAATGCACAGAAAGCTTATGATCATGTGACTAAAGTTGTGGGTATAAAGCCAATCCTGCAGACGGACCTGAATCTGAGTGGGAAAATCGCAGGAGATTCAGGAGCAGAGCAACTCTCTGCTTtactgaaggatccacactgCAGAGCTGAAAAACTTCA ACTCCGTGAGTGTAATCTGACAGAGAAAGGATGTTCAGCTCTGCTCACAGCTCTCAGATCAGAATCCTCCACCCTGAGGGAGCTGAATCTGAGTCAGaacaggattcaggagtga